A stretch of Calditrichota bacterium DNA encodes these proteins:
- a CDS encoding isoprenylcysteine carboxylmethyltransferase family protein, whose protein sequence is MRIGRLFFKYRSYTPVPLLVAALVLAKPSLASVLLGLAVALVGEGLRLWGVLYAGSATRTTGRVGADRLVTDGPYAHVRNPLYIGNFFLSLGILIMSWAWMPWLLIVLLGAFALQYGSIVHEEERFLAERFGDTYAEYCRRVPRWIPRLRGFSNTEPSRPVLRKALHSERNSLRALLIVTLLIIARWLLV, encoded by the coding sequence GTGAGAATTGGCAGGCTGTTCTTCAAGTACCGCAGCTACACCCCGGTGCCACTCTTGGTGGCGGCTTTGGTGCTGGCGAAACCCTCGCTGGCGAGTGTGCTGCTTGGGCTGGCGGTGGCGCTGGTCGGCGAGGGACTGCGGCTGTGGGGCGTCCTCTATGCCGGCAGTGCCACCCGCACCACCGGACGGGTGGGAGCAGACCGTCTGGTCACCGACGGTCCCTACGCCCATGTGCGCAACCCCTTGTACATCGGCAACTTTTTTCTCAGCCTCGGCATCCTCATCATGAGCTGGGCGTGGATGCCCTGGCTGCTCATAGTGCTGCTGGGGGCCTTTGCCTTGCAGTACGGGAGCATCGTGCACGAGGAGGAGCGCTTTTTGGCGGAGCGCTTCGGGGACACCTACGCTGAGTACTGTCGCCGCGTGCCGCGCTGGATCCCTCGTCTGCGCGGCTTTTCCAACACCGAGCCCTCACGGCCGGTGCTGCGCAAGGCTCTGCATTCGGAGCGGAACTCGCTCCGTGCC
- a CDS encoding thioredoxin family protein — MAAKIFIEIVTLDSRACSPCYYMVEAVKKIVPLFPGQIEWRETLIKTREGLERVKKLGVGKLPSMLINGVPEFVSIIPSEPELRAAVERHLRDS; from the coding sequence ATGGCCGCGAAAATTTTCATCGAGATTGTCACCCTCGACTCACGGGCGTGTAGCCCCTGCTACTACATGGTGGAGGCGGTCAAGAAGATCGTACCCCTCTTCCCTGGACAGATTGAGTGGCGTGAGACGCTGATCAAGACGCGCGAGGGGCTGGAGAGAGTGAAGAAGCTGGGGGTGGGCAAATTGCCCTCCATGCTCATCAACGGCGTGCCGGAGTTTGTGAGCATCATCCCTTCCGAGCCGGAGCTACGGGCGGCAGTGGAAAGGCACCTGCGAGACAGCTGA